In Bythopirellula goksoeyrii, a single window of DNA contains:
- a CDS encoding type II toxin-antitoxin system HicA family toxin yields MVRFLEREGFEVVRVRGSHHFLQREELRTSVPVHQGKDLKIGTLRSILRDIQMSPEEFARRLRNP; encoded by the coding sequence ATGGTGCGATTTCTCGAACGAGAGGGATTTGAAGTTGTACGTGTTCGCGGGAGTCATCATTTTCTTCAGCGCGAAGAACTGCGAACTTCGGTGCCCGTGCATCAAGGCAAAGATCTAAAGATAGGAACACTGCGGAGTATTCTGCGAGATATCCAGATGTCTCCTGAAGAGTTTGCAAGAAGATTGAGAAATCCGTAG
- a CDS encoding DUF2442 domain-containing protein has product MLRGQLPTSALAKSVAFDDSMMHVTLIDGRVISVPILWFPLLRDATSEQRKKYEIGGGGISLHWEDIDEDISVAGLMAGADMNSL; this is encoded by the coding sequence ATGTTGCGTGGCCAGCTACCTACTTCTGCGCTCGCCAAGTCGGTAGCATTCGACGATTCGATGATGCACGTCACTTTGATAGACGGAAGAGTGATCAGCGTACCGATCCTGTGGTTTCCGCTTCTCCGCGATGCTACCTCCGAGCAGCGAAAGAAATACGAAATTGGTGGGGGAGGCATTAGTCTGCATTGGGAAGATATTGACGAGGATATTTCAGTGGCGGGACTCATGGCAGGTGCCGATATGAATTCGTTGTAG
- a CDS encoding sigma-70 family RNA polymerase sigma factor encodes MYDAIMDHDLEDDSSVSEVDKDFDTKGLGDSSDSDGEGDLSLELENDTDAKDSANDSDNEFDDESVDMESWSDDPVRMYLTQMGEIPLLTRQQEISLARRIEHTRTAFRRRLLACDYVIRVAYKVLCRVNRGELPFDRTVQVSVTDRLEKEQILGRLPHNLRTIEVLLQRNEEDYTLATSKSAKPAVRKAAWNRLAGRRRRAVMLIEELGLRTQRIESMIAPLEDFNRRVTELKQQLDQMKKDRKPLSERKPLLVEYRNILRMTQETPTSLRNRVHYLRDIFSKYQLAKRGLSEGNLRLVVSIAKKYRNRGLSFLDLIQEGNAGLMRAVDKFEYRRGFKFCTYATWWIRQAITRAVADQSRTIRIPVHMVETMSRVRNVSRALLQRLGREPTIEETARAAECTVDEARRVLAMSRYPISLDRPVGNSEDSHFGDLLPDSGAESPAIGAGQEMLRTRITKVLKTLSYREREIIKLRYGLGDGYSYTLEEVGHIFKVTRERIRQIEAKAVRKLQQPSRSQELSGFLD; translated from the coding sequence TTGTACGACGCGATCATGGATCACGATTTGGAGGATGACTCGAGTGTCTCCGAAGTAGACAAGGATTTTGACACCAAGGGTCTGGGCGATAGCTCCGATTCCGATGGGGAAGGCGATCTTTCGCTCGAACTGGAAAATGATACCGACGCAAAGGATTCTGCCAACGATAGTGACAACGAGTTCGACGATGAATCGGTCGACATGGAGTCCTGGTCGGATGATCCGGTGCGCATGTATCTGACGCAGATGGGCGAGATCCCGCTGCTGACTCGTCAGCAGGAAATCAGTCTGGCCCGTCGCATCGAACACACCCGCACCGCATTCCGCCGTCGCCTGCTAGCCTGCGACTATGTGATTCGTGTGGCTTACAAGGTCCTCTGTCGCGTCAATCGGGGGGAACTCCCTTTCGACCGCACGGTGCAGGTCTCGGTGACAGATCGGCTGGAAAAGGAACAAATCCTTGGCCGCCTGCCGCACAACTTGCGAACAATCGAAGTCCTGCTCCAGCGAAATGAAGAAGACTACACCCTGGCTACCAGTAAGAGTGCCAAGCCTGCCGTGCGCAAAGCGGCCTGGAATCGTCTGGCTGGACGGCGGCGACGGGCGGTGATGCTCATCGAAGAGCTTGGATTGCGAACTCAGCGGATCGAATCGATGATTGCTCCGCTGGAGGATTTCAACCGTCGTGTTACCGAGCTCAAGCAGCAACTCGATCAGATGAAGAAGGATCGCAAACCGCTTTCTGAGCGCAAGCCGCTGTTAGTCGAATATCGCAATATTCTGCGGATGACGCAGGAAACTCCTACCAGCCTCCGCAATCGCGTGCATTACCTGCGAGATATTTTCTCGAAGTATCAGCTCGCCAAGCGAGGTCTGTCGGAAGGCAACCTCCGTCTGGTTGTCTCGATTGCCAAGAAATATCGCAATCGTGGCTTGAGCTTCTTGGATTTGATTCAAGAAGGCAATGCAGGTCTCATGCGGGCGGTGGACAAGTTCGAATATCGCCGCGGGTTCAAGTTTTGCACGTATGCCACGTGGTGGATTCGCCAGGCAATCACCCGCGCGGTGGCCGATCAAAGCCGTACGATTCGTATCCCCGTCCACATGGTCGAAACGATGAGTCGGGTCCGCAACGTGTCGCGTGCTCTGCTCCAACGGTTGGGTCGCGAGCCGACGATTGAAGAAACTGCCCGCGCAGCCGAATGTACCGTCGACGAAGCGCGTCGCGTGTTGGCCATGAGCCGTTATCCGATCAGCCTCGACCGACCGGTGGGCAACAGCGAAGACAGCCACTTTGGCGACTTGCTACCCGACTCGGGTGCGGAAAGTCCCGCGATTGGTGCAGGCCAGGAGATGCTCCGCACGCGGATCACCAAGGTGCTCAAGACGCTCAGCTACCGTGAACGCGAAATCATCAAGCTTCGCTACGGATTGGGCGACGGCTACAGCTACACCTTGGAAGAAGTGGGCCACATTTTCAAAGTGACCCGCGAGCGTATCCGCCAGATCGAAGCCAAGGCGGTCCGCAAACTGCAGCAACCCAGTCGCAGCCAAGAGCTTTCGGGCTTCTTGGATTAA
- a CDS encoding helix-turn-helix domain-containing protein, producing the protein MNRKEFLLARKTVDVSVGESVRIIRELQELSQNGLSELTGIPQSTISAIENDRVNLGVERAKTIARALRCHPAVLVFPGWDIESVSAA; encoded by the coding sequence ATGAACCGCAAAGAATTCCTTTTGGCACGTAAGACGGTCGACGTATCTGTCGGCGAGTCGGTCCGCATCATCCGCGAACTACAGGAACTAAGCCAGAACGGCTTGTCGGAGTTGACAGGCATTCCTCAATCCACGATCTCGGCCATCGAAAACGACCGCGTCAATCTGGGAGTCGAGCGTGCCAAAACCATCGCTCGAGCACTGCGTTGCCATCCAGCGGTTCTGGTTTTCCCTGGATGGGACATCGAGTCCGTATCGGCAGCATGA
- a CDS encoding DUF4261 domain-containing protein produces MNNSIAGESLGKDGKPVFAFVTIDKLILPSVEQIRSDISAVLPDGSHIDKIEVDNDGATFSVNGYEVIVTDMKFPIPWKDLEGPCASSWIWPEATTVLKKHKSHLVVVLTGKNGTHLERNVLLTKLLSAMTTSFSGTGTYWGHGNVVLSPELIHEMAAAASVEEPPVLLWVNFHRFKSSNNALSLVTEGLEYFDCMNIEIIDSEQSAEKILDLAIGLAYICLRGDRITDGDTVGFDNDGNMKIPTKHVPSVRDNTTMVIRVGL; encoded by the coding sequence ATGAACAACTCAATTGCAGGCGAGTCCTTGGGGAAAGATGGTAAGCCTGTTTTTGCATTCGTGACAATCGACAAATTGATACTTCCTTCTGTTGAGCAAATTCGCTCAGACATTAGTGCTGTATTGCCCGATGGGTCACATATTGACAAGATAGAAGTAGATAATGATGGTGCAACATTTTCGGTAAATGGGTACGAAGTGATCGTTACTGACATGAAGTTCCCCATTCCGTGGAAAGACCTCGAAGGGCCGTGTGCATCATCATGGATTTGGCCTGAAGCAACGACCGTTTTGAAGAAACACAAGTCTCATCTTGTAGTTGTTCTTACAGGTAAAAATGGCACTCATTTAGAGCGAAATGTACTTTTGACCAAATTACTGTCAGCGATGACGACTTCGTTTTCAGGTACGGGGACATATTGGGGTCACGGCAATGTCGTCCTTAGCCCGGAACTTATACACGAGATGGCAGCGGCTGCGAGCGTCGAAGAACCTCCGGTTCTCTTATGGGTCAACTTTCATCGCTTCAAATCTTCAAACAATGCCCTAAGCTTGGTAACAGAGGGTTTGGAATACTTCGATTGTATGAACATTGAGATAATTGACTCAGAACAATCTGCCGAGAAGATTTTGGATTTAGCGATTGGTCTAGCATATATATGCCTTCGGGGCGACAGAATCACCGATGGCGATACGGTTGGATTTGACAACGATGGCAATATGAAGATTCCAACTAAACATGTTCCGTCAGTTCGAGACAATACTACAATGGTGATTCGTGTTGGTTTGTAG
- a CDS encoding alpha/beta hydrolase family protein → MRYAQIMLFVAGLLFIAKTSSHAQVVTLIRGRAFSEPVAAEKLAKLGESYNNQREWQARAEMLRAGIRKGLQLEKLPPTCELKPICHSKREMDGYTVENVAFESLPGFWVTGNLYLPSKIEGKIPGILNPHGHFKNARLTESNQTRCAAQARMGAAAFAYDMVGYGESTQCEHRRFQVQRLQTFNSMRALDYLLSLGFIDEDRLAVTGASGGGTQSFLLSAIDDRIDLSMPVVMVSAYFFGGCECESAMPIHKTEEYETNNVEIAALVAPKPLLLVSDGGDWTANTPSVEYPHIQRIYSFFGAEENVENEHFPDEGHDYGPSKRAATYPFLAKHFGLNLAAVENSAGEIDESFFQAIPEDELRVFNAEHSRPDYAHQGCDEVLRLLNKGG, encoded by the coding sequence ATGAGATACGCTCAAATTATGCTTTTTGTCGCCGGTCTTTTGTTTATCGCAAAAACTTCGTCCCATGCGCAGGTGGTGACGCTCATTCGTGGCCGGGCTTTTTCGGAACCCGTTGCGGCAGAGAAACTCGCTAAGCTTGGCGAGTCATACAACAATCAAAGGGAGTGGCAGGCTCGCGCGGAGATGCTTCGAGCCGGAATCCGGAAAGGGCTGCAACTGGAAAAGCTCCCTCCGACTTGCGAGTTGAAACCGATTTGCCACAGTAAGCGTGAGATGGATGGATACACGGTTGAGAATGTCGCGTTCGAGAGTTTGCCAGGATTTTGGGTCACGGGAAATCTCTACCTACCGTCCAAGATCGAGGGGAAGATCCCCGGGATTCTGAATCCCCACGGCCATTTTAAAAATGCCCGCCTCACCGAGTCAAATCAAACTCGTTGCGCCGCTCAGGCTCGGATGGGTGCGGCAGCATTTGCGTATGACATGGTTGGCTATGGTGAATCTACTCAATGTGAGCATCGCCGCTTTCAGGTGCAGCGCTTGCAGACTTTCAACAGCATGCGAGCGCTCGATTATTTGTTGTCGCTCGGTTTTATCGACGAGGATCGACTCGCTGTGACCGGGGCATCGGGAGGTGGCACGCAGAGTTTCTTGCTTTCTGCGATTGATGATCGGATTGATCTTTCGATGCCCGTGGTGATGGTCTCGGCCTATTTCTTCGGTGGCTGTGAATGCGAGAGTGCGATGCCGATTCACAAGACGGAAGAATACGAAACCAACAATGTCGAGATCGCAGCCCTGGTGGCTCCCAAACCACTGCTGCTCGTTTCTGATGGCGGGGATTGGACGGCAAACACACCGAGCGTTGAGTACCCGCACATCCAACGAATTTACTCGTTCTTTGGTGCCGAAGAGAATGTTGAAAATGAACATTTTCCCGACGAGGGCCACGACTACGGACCCTCGAAACGGGCCGCCACGTATCCCTTTCTAGCAAAGCATTTTGGGTTAAATCTCGCCGCAGTCGAGAACTCAGCAGGCGAAATCGACGAGAGTTTCTTCCAGGCGATTCCCGAGGATGAATTGCGCGTCTTCAATGCGGAGCATTCACGGCCCGACTATGCGCATCAGGGTTGCGATGAAGTGCTGAGGTTGTTGAATAAGGGGGGGTGA
- a CDS encoding type II toxin-antitoxin system HicB family antitoxin: MPVTIEIISDPDQGGFTARLPDIPAYGEGETEEEAIKDLKEALAGYLETYGLDDAESRICQPALRTIDLELTELAGG, translated from the coding sequence ATGCCCGTGACCATCGAAATAATCTCAGACCCGGATCAGGGTGGGTTTACCGCACGTCTGCCTGACATTCCTGCCTACGGCGAGGGCGAAACAGAGGAAGAAGCGATCAAGGATTTGAAAGAAGCGCTCGCTGGATACTTGGAAACCTATGGACTGGACGATGCTGAGAGTAGAATTTGCCAACCGGCGTTACGGACGATTGATTTGGAACTGACGGAACTGGCTGGTGGCTAA